The DNA window GCTTGTTTCAGACCATATAGGGATTTTTTAAGATTGCATACATAATTGGAGGGATGACTAGAACTTTGAAAGCCTTGAGGTTGTtccatatacacttcttcttggagtataccatgcaAGAATGCATTTTTAACATCCAGTTGTCTAAGAGTCCATTTAAACTGTGTTGCCAATGCTAGAATCAATCAAATGGTTGTTGGTTTAACCATCGGACTGAATGTTTCAACAGaatcaatgccctccttttgacTGTAACCTTTTGCAACAAGCCGTGCTTTATATATGGATATTGAACCATCTGCATTCCATTTGATTCTGTACACCCACTTACAGCCAACAAGATTTTTATTTGGTGGGAGAGGAACAAGAGACCATGTTTGTTGAGAATGTAGAGCAGCAATTTCCTCTTGCATTGCAGACTGCCACTTTGGTATTTTTGCAGCTGCTTTGAATGTTTTTTGTTCTAGTTGTGGGGAATTGATAGCCACTGATGTAGAATAAACCTTTCTTTTGACAATGCCACTATTTGACCTCGTCTGCATTGGATGCATATTCATATGGATGGGAAGATCAACAATTAGTTGGTCTTGTTGGAAATCAGGATCATCAGGGATAGGGAACTGTGTAAATTCATGGTGGCTAGATTCTATGGGTGAAGAAAGTAACTGTGTAGCTGAATGATGTAGTAAGGGTGTTATAATAGACTCTGAAGCACTACATGATTGTGTTTCCAAGAACTCTGAGGCTATAGATGCAGTCAAGGAATCTGTGGCACTAGATGAAACTGGAATAAAGGATTCTGAAGCTCTAGATGAAGATGAATGCATATGAGATGATGGGAATGTGACTCGATTACGCAATGAAACTGATGGTATGGATGATGCAGATAAAGGTAGTGATGACTCGAATGTTGGTTGGATCAACTGAGGTATAGCAAATGGTGTGGTTGAATATGGAAACTATGTTTCATAAAAAAAGAACATGTCTAGAAATATAAACTTTGTTTGTGATCCCATCTAGATAGAGAAAACCTTTGTAATTGTCTGCATATCCCAAAAATGTACAAGTTGTTGTTTTGGGTTGTAGTTTTTGAGCTGTTATAAGGTTTTAATAAAAGATAACAGGCACATCCAAATACTTTGAGATGTGTAAGAGTTGGAGGTTTACCAATTAACAACTTGTAAGGGGATTGTATTTTTAAAGAACTACAAGGCATTCTGTTTATCAAATAAATGGTTGTTGAACAAGCAAAAAACCAGAACTTGGATGGAAGTGTAGTTGTTTGCAATAATGTGATGGCAGTTTCCAGAATGTGCCTGTGTTTCCTTTCTGCTAATCCATTTTGCTCTGGAGTGTATGGGCAAGATTTTTGATGCAAAATGCCTTTGGATGCTAGAAAGTGTGAAATTGATGActtgtatattcaccaccaccatcactttggaaggtttTAATATGGGTAGAAAATTGGGTACTTAAGAATGCATGAAACTTAACAAATatttgaaatacttttgctttattTCTTAATGGAAAATTCCATGTGTATCGAGTACATTCATCAATGAAACTAGCATAGTACCTATACCTTTCAAAAGACAACACAGGGGCAGGTCCCCATAAAACACTATGAATCACCTCTAATGAGGTTACATACTTATTtgcaggaaaagaaaaaggcaattttgtaaatttgCCGTTCAAACAAGGAGTACAAATGGTTTGATAAGTATCTGTGAATGCAGAAGCTTTGGTGTGTTGCAACATTGCAAAAGTGAATATGCTTGAGGGATTCCCTAATCGTTGATGCCATAAACTTGTAGTAACCGGTTTGGCTAGatagcatgcatgtaatgtggATGATGCAGGTAATGTCTTCTGTGGAAATTTAAACGGAATGGGGCAATAGCCAGCTTTACACAGTCCCTTGAGTAGGATTTTCCATGTGATTTTGTCCTGAACCCAAAAGGAAATATCATCACATATGAATCTACATTTGTTATCCTTGCAGAGTTGATATATGGATAATAAGTGTTGTGATAGTTTAATAACATGCAACACATTTTTCAATGTAAAAGTATGAGTATGAGCTTACAGTGTAGATGTACCAATACTAGAAATTGTCAAACCTACACCACTCGTGGTGGTTATTGTATTTGTGCCTTGATATTGAGTAGCCAAATCAAGATTTGCAAGCTCTGAAGTCATATGAGATGTGGCACCAGTATCCGCAACCCATAACTATTCAGGTAATACAAAAGGATTGTAACTTGCTTGCATCGTAGTGAGATTAACTGAGGGTGGTCTTCCTTGGTATGCAAAGTTGTTTTTGTGATAGCACTGAGTAGCAGAGTGCCCAAACTTTCAACAAATTTGACATTAAATAGCTGCTTCATGTCCAGCAGTTGGTATATTATGCCTTTGAAAACAATCTGAAGCCACATGACCTTTTTTGTTGCAGATTTGACAAGTAGGAATCTCATTTGGATGATCAGGGCATGTGTGTTGAAAAGCTTTTGGAGCTCCAAGAATTCCAAGACTAGAATTGTATGTTGGAGAGTGAAATCTGGGACCATTGTTATATTGAAACCTGCCTCTTCCTTTTCCTCTATAGTTTGCCCCTTTGTATCCCCCAGAAGAGAATGAATTGCCATGATTGCCATTAAAATTTCTAGAGCCATATTGAGAAGATGACCCTTGTCCAGAGTTATATCCATTAGAAGTAGATCCTCCATTGAGACTGTAGCCTTGGCTCGAAGACCCTATGTCAAATCCCTGAGGCTGAGATGAACTACGATCAAGACTAAGAGCTTTCCCTTTTTCAGACTGAGTGCTTGCAACCATTGCAGTTCCAAAAGACACAGAAGACTCACAAGATTGTCCAATTATAGCTTATTCAGCAAGAAGCCGTGATCGAAATTGTTTCAAGGAAATCCCAATTTCTCTTCCTCTAATAACACACCAAAATGTGTTATAATCAGCAGACAACCCTTTTAGAGCAAGGATGATTATATCATCATCGTCAAATCGAACACCTGCTGTAGCAAGATGGTCTCTAGCATCTTTGATTTTTTGTAGATAGACAGATATTAAATCAGACCCTTTTCGTATGTTTTGAAGCTCTGTCTTCATCTAAAAAATTGTAGACTTTGTAACTGTAGAGAACCGTTCTTTGAGATTTGTCCACATTGCATGAGAACTAGTACTGCCAAGAACACAAGAAATTGCAGTAGATGACAATGTAGCTATGAGAAGCTGCATATGTGCACGATCGTGCATTTTCCAAAACTGATAAGCATCTGTTTCAACTCCTTCAAGATTCGCCTCATCAAGAAACCATGGAGGAAATCGCTTGGAtccatcaacaaaaccaagaATTCCATGACTGTTTAGCAGAAGATTGATTTGAAAACTCCATACAAGATAGTTTGAGTCATCCAATTTGACTGTAACAGAAGATGACACAGTAGAGATGAGACTTGTAATGGGCGATTGCACAATTTGCAATTGAGCTGCGGTAACCATTGTTGTAACAACAAGAAATTTCTTCACTTCGAACTTTTGTCGAACAGTTGGTGGGCAACTGTGTAGGAGTCGAGTATCTTGAGAACTGGGATTTTGATGAACCCAGAAAACACACAAAATCAACAACTCAGAGGGTTGAGagaaatatatgtatatgtatcgGATAGTATGCGGAAGCTTTGGATTCACCTAtggcgatgataccatgttaGAACTGCAAAAATCTTGAAGAAAAGATACAGGAagcagaagaaagaagaaagtatTAGAGAGAGAATCGAGCTGAGAAAGAGAGGAAAATATGATTCTATTGTTTTCAGTAAGTGAGTTTCACAGTTTACAAAAACTGTTATATCTAGTTAGAAAGCTTTCTCACTAAGCTAAGAACTAACTGCCTAACTACCTTATAACATACTATGTAATCTTTTGATAAGTGTCATTCATTTCTGCCATAGATTTATTTGTCACTAGGATGTTGGTTTTCTTCACTTCACTACTCTTACacttttaatcctatcattaTCTCACTATATATGCATACTAGGATTGCAAAGTGAGCTTATATTAGATCCGAtgttttatgattaattttcaCTCGATAAAAGTTAGAGAAAAACTTCTTCAGTTCTCTGTCATCTTCAAACACTAGTAACTTCTTCAATTCTTGATTCTCGAGTTGTTTCTATATGATTCAACGGGCTCGATCACATACATCAATAGTTAACAACCATTATGTGAACATGATCGGCTTCCAAAAGAGAATCTCACTGAATTAATCAGTTGTGTTTCGCAAATCGGGTAACGGCTCCGTCTTACCAAATGCAAGTCttttttaggtttttattttatttttttattttttatatattgtaTGAGTTGTGGAACCCTATTTCACTTCATAGGCCGGTGCTCACATGCTTGTTAAAGCATGCATAGTTGATAGTTGTTGTATATTGGAGAAAAATGAATGGGGGTCCCAAATATAGGCTTTCTTAATAAGGGTAGATGGACTTTTGtcaaatatcaaatttcaaatcttgAGAGATTAGTTGATATTGATTAGTGATTTAACAAGATAAAATGATTAAAGTGACCCCGACAACATCATTAAATAGATTATGGTACGATTCTCTGATTAATTTACCCCCTAATACAAGCTAATTTGAGTTTGATGTGTACATTCAATCCACTTCTAGGGCTCATTATCTTTTTCTTGTTATGTCATATGGGGCTCTAACAGTGACGTCTCAACCAAACAAATCTCATCTGCTCTTGCCAATTGCTATTCAGCTGGAAATATAAAACATTAATCAAGTAACCAAGCTTCactattttcaattttaatttgtaaccAACCGAATAAATCTGCCAATCAATCAAGAATCTTTGGcgaagaaaaaaatgtaaccAAATCATCgaaaatgttgtttcatatttcCAAAATGCCAATCATGAAAAATGGAGTGGAattgacaaaatatataaaaaaacaatgaacGCAATGGATTTTGTCAACGATTAATTTTTCATTATACTCGAAACACTGGTAAGTGAGGTTGGAGTGGAattgacaaaatatataaaaaaacaatgaacGCAATGGATTTTGTCAACGATTAATTTTTCATTATACTCGAAACACTGGTAAGTGAGGTTATTATGCCACTCAATTGTAACAActctatttctttttttcttaatgTACCCAACGGCTATGACATGATATAATAGTAATAAAGTTGCTCCTTGTCACGCATGTCATAAAATGGGCCTTATGCCAACCATTGCACCCAAAAAAATGATTGACAATTCTAGGTACACCCATCAATTTAGTTTGCGCACCAAACATCTCTCCcccacctccacctcctctAAAAAAAAGGTCCAATTTGGTGGAATTACTGTGCTCATCACTGTAATCAGCAATAACCTACATCAAAGGAAATGCAATTGATGCAGAAATTCAATTCCTCCTATCAATTATGATAGCTACAATATTTCTTAGAAAGAGGGTCCTATCAGTTGTAGCAATGTGGCTTGAGGTTCCACTTCGTCCACCATCAAACTTGGAGAATTAATTTAtatggaaaagaagaaaaaccaaagaaagaggAGCTAAGCTGATTCTGATGTGCATGCTTGTGCTGGGAACAGCTCAATGGCCTACTGAGTTGTGTCATAGGGATTGTGCTTCTCTATGCACGATTGGCAATTGGGTTAATCCATTTTGCTTGCCTTCATGTCGGGCAAGATGCGCCGTTTTGCCACCCTTGGAAGTTTCCTGTGGTTGTACTCAGTACTCACTGCTCGGGATTGTGTCAATTCCgcagccaccaccaccacagctTCAATTCCTGATAGTGGATATAGTTTCACCCTTCTAATTATTAGAAATTACTCTCTTTTTCTAGTCAGTTGTATTCCagttgtgtgttaagataacaTTACCGAGTAACTACTTATAGTTTTATTGTGTGACACAATATACATTTATGGTTTATTGCATGACACATCACATGGTAGATGCTCGCTTCGTGGATCTTGTTACAAGAGACGCTCCAACTCCAAGACATGAAAACCAGTGGCATGTATAAGCTGAACATGTACATTGTACAACTCCACAATGCATAAAATGTTTACAAATTCACAACACAATACATACAATAATGAGATGCAACAATCCTGCAACAAATTGACAAACTGGAAACACAAAATCTTTAAATCTAGATGTACAATACGATTCAAAGGTATGAACAAACCAAAACCCTTCAAGCCATGGATCCCATAATATACACAATCCTTGTGTAAGTTTCTTgatgacaaggagaaagaaaaatccTTAAAATCCTCAAACCCCAATCAATTATCTCACCCAAAAAAGAGAGTAAAGAAAGTATAGTGTGTTTCTATGAAGTGatgatgtgtgtgtatgtaaatACAACAAATGTGTACAGTACATATAGAATGACTGCAATGAGGATTTGTTCAGCAATGGAAACTGTCTTACAAATTTTTCTAGAATTTGAAACCAATGGAACTTTGAGTTGTATGGAGAAAGAGGCTTGGCTTCTACTGTCTGGGACAAAGATCATTTCCCCTGAAACACATTTAAATCCCTGCACATGCTCCAAATCAAAAGAAACCCACGTAAGTTTTAGGCACTGAATGCAAAATGCCACAAGCTAGACAGCTAGAGTTTAATACATGAACAACAATAATTAAGCGCCACATGAAAATGAATTACAATACACTGTCAAATGACCAAAGATGCATATGACAGTGTTTGATGGAAAAATATTACAAGTATTTAAAGATTTTAAATGCGTTTTTTAGTTCTTTTTAGAAAAGCGCCTTAGGACGTTCTTCTCAAGGACACACTTCTAATTGTTTTTATAGgaggaatttgaatttttagtaAAATTTTAAACCTATTTGCAATTAAAACGCTTTCAAGTTTTCAACAAAGATACTTGTAGGCAGATAGGTATTTTACATAAGAAGTCTCAAGCGAGTTCTACATTAAATGAAACAGTGACGACTAGTTGCTCAGCAAAGTTACCTCTAGTTGCTTTCCAACAGTGACGACTAGAGTCTCTGGCCCTGCATCAAACAGCAATGCAGAGCCTCCCTCTGATCGGACATTAAACTGAGAGTGCTCAAGCGGAAGGTGAAGGCACAAAGCATGATCATCATCGCTCTCACGCATGTGAATGTGACTGCCATTATTTATCTCATTCTGTAAAAAATTCTTACTAGGGTTTTGCTCCATGGAATGATCTTGGTGATTGTATCTTAATAACTTTACATTTCCCATTTCACTTCCAATCGTCTCAAATTGCTTTTCTGCATTTCCATTAAAAACTTGGCTCAGCTGCTCAGCAATTGCCTGAACTTTTCTTGCAACCTTCTCCATATTGTTGCTGCAAAGCAGTGAACAGCATAAGTTATGAACTTCACTAAACTAGGGTTAGTTGCAAATTGGGAAATTTTCCAAGTCTTCACATGAATATTTACCCGAGTTGCAATTTGCATATTAATTAGTTGCAGTTTCTCAACTATACCAACTCCGTtaaaattttcatcaaaatttcGAGTTCCTACAACAACAATTTTCATGGAAAAATTAACTAGATTAAGTGAGATTAGTGTTTCGGGGTGTTTAATTACCATAAGTCCCGATATCTTTTGTCATCCGATACCTGCGGAAGCCATTTAATGTCCTCGCGATTCCCAATGCGTTCAATGAATCGTTTTCCGATTACTCCGTCGTTTCGGGAAACCGACTCGGCTTCCCAAACCACGGATCCCAACTCCTCGGCCGAAATCCCGTGATTGCTGATCCGAAACGCGCCGAACTGCTTGGCCGAGGCGAGAAGCCGGGCGAAGGACTCGGCGGAGAGCGATCGGAAGTCGACGACAGCAGGGAGTTGGTGACGTGTGCCGGAGCCCGAAGGCGGCAACGCGGTGAGCTCCGGGATCTGCAGGGACTTGTCGAGGAATTGGATGAAGTTCTGGTTGGCCGCAGAGCGGGAGCCTCTACCGGTTGGGATTGGAGAAGGAGGCGGGTCCGCCGTGGTTAAGCGGCCCTTGGCGCGCATTATAGCCATGGGGGCGTAGGATGGCAGCCAACTGAATCGGAGGGCGATCAGTAATCAGTGGTGAGGAATTGGTTGGTCAGTTCTTCATATGAAGAAGGAAAAGGTGGCagctttttctttaatttaatttaatttgattttaattgCTTGCACGTTGGCCTTGTTTGAGTTTGTGAGTTGTTAGTTTGGTGTCTTGGGACCCATGGCCCATGGGCCTTAGTGGCGGTGGTGGTTGTATTGACTCAAATTTTGG is part of the Malus domestica chromosome 12, GDT2T_hap1 genome and encodes:
- the LOC103423510 gene encoding uncharacterized protein, producing MAIMRAKGRLTTADPPPSPIPTGRGSRSAANQNFIQFLDKSLQIPELTALPPSGSGTRHQLPAVVDFRSLSAESFARLLASAKQFGAFRISNHGISAEELGSVVWEAESVSRNDGVIGKRFIERIGNREDIKWLPQVSDDKRYRDLCNNMEKVARKVQAIAEQLSQVFNGNAEKQFETIGSEMGNVKLLRYNHQDHSMEQNPSKNFLQNEINNGSHIHMRESDDDHALCLHLPLEHSQFNVRSEGGSALLFDAGPETLVVTVGKQLEGFKCVSGEMIFVPDSRSQASFSIQLKVPLVSNSRKICKTVSIAEQILIAVILYVLYTFVVFTYTHIITS